A stretch of DNA from Pirellulales bacterium:
CTAGCACAGGAGTATGACGGGCCTCTCGAAGTGCTCGTTGCCGACGACGGATCCCATGACGGAAGCCCGGAAATCGTCGCCTCGTATGCGCCGCATGTCCAACTGTTGGTAAGAGAGCTGCACGAAAACCGCTCGGCTTCTTGTGCGCGCAATCGTTGCTTGCGGGCTGCGACGCAACCGCTCATAGCGTTCCTCGACGCCGACGATCTGTGGATGCCAGGGCACCTGTCGGCATTGGCCCAGGCAATGCAGCGGCGACCCGACCTAGGGCTGGTCTATGACAAGGGATACTTCGTCAACTCCGATGGCAGCATCATTGGACCGCAATTTCCGGAGCCGCACCGCCCACGCATCAAGCCCGACGATTTGCTTCTCGAGCAATGCTTTGTTCCCGCCGGCGTGATGGTGCGTCGTCTGGCGTTCAATCGGGTGGGGGTTTTCAACGAGACGCTTGGACATGCCGAA
This window harbors:
- a CDS encoding glycosyltransferase gives rise to the protein MLGVSVVIPCYNAAKYLRETLDSVLAQEYDGPLEVLVADDGSHDGSPEIVASYAPHVQLLVRELHENRSASCARNRCLRAATQPLIAFLDADDLWMPGHLSALAQAMQRRPDLGLVYDKGYFVNSDGSIIGPQFPEPHRPRIKPDDLLLEQCFVPAGVMVRRLAFNRVGVFNETLGHAEDHDMWLRVLESFPAEHVPHCGYKYRLHDGQKSLKPALWLNVDRVLAKACARYPYSRQSIRKRKAVIAYRFSEIAFRERRYVAGTYLLAKATWLDPLRAVHEAWTRFRSADNSAPASFNTMPN